TTTATCCGTAATCTTATCTCTCAATTGAGAAAGATCTCGGAAGATAGTCACCTTCGTTCCAAGAATTGTTTCATGATTCGGATTATTGGCAACCATATAGAACAGCCCAGCTTCCCCGTTCTTTAGCACCTTATCCTTAAGTTCATAAAATGCCTTGTAACGCTCTATCTCATCTTTCGTTTCTGTTTTTTCGTAATCTTTCGTCGATTTAGTCTCATATACGACTTCGCCATCCTTATTCGTCAAAGAATGATATTGAACTGCCGCATAACCTGTGGAGGCCATTAACATCATCCCTACACACGCAGTCAAAACAACTTTATATTTCATAAAAAACCTCTCCTTTTCTTTTGGCTTAGCATGTAATATTCTCATTACTTTTCCTGTCAAGTCGGCGTCGGGAATGCGCGGGTCATCAAACAGTTTTTTCAAATCCCGATCCCTGTCCATATTCATACACTCCCACTCCTTTCACTTGAGCATAATACTTTCGGAATTTTGCAGATGTACGTTCGTATTTTTTACGAAGGCTGGCGCTGCTTTTGCCGAGAATCAATCCGATCTCCTGGTAGCTTTTATCCTCGACACAACGTAAGATTAATAAATTACGCTCTTCCGCCGATAATTTTGCCATGGCTTGATGTACGGATTCATCAAAATAGTTGGCGTCTATATGCAAATCGACTTCATTATTATCTTTCTCATCCTGGTAAAAGAAGGGCAAATATTTCACCAACTTTCGCTTGCGGATGATATCGATACATTGATGGTAAGCAATCTTGTATACCCAGGCGCCAAAATCTATTTGATATTGGGTATATTTCTTCAAGCTGCGGAATGTCTTCAAAAATACTTCCTGTGCGTTATTCTCGGCTTCGGCATAATTGCCCAGCATATGATAACAGTAGAGAAAAATCGGTTTTTGATAAACCTCCATGATTTTCTCGAATTTTTCTGTGTCCCCATCCAACACATCTGCAATGATCTGACTTAACTCCGTATCATTCAAGCTGTCTCCCCCCCTTTCACTCTATACAACGAAGAGCTCGACCCAAAATGTGACATAGCTTATCGTATTAGCATTATAGGCATTTATTGCGTCTCCATAAGGACCTTGCGTCCCCCAAAATTAAATGTCATATGGGCTAAATTCAAGCCGTTATAAAATATTCGATATTCTTCAGCTATTGCCTTTTCAACGTCCTCGAAACGAGCCTTTAAGAGACGCTGGGAGAGGGGGCTTTTGCCGTGCCAAAACTAGAAACCCTCTAACATTAAAGTACATGTTAGAGGGTTTCGTGCGTTGCTTCTAATGTTAGCGAATACTACTTCTTGATACTAATGGATTTCGTAATATTATCGAAGAATACATCTGCACCAAAATGCTCAGCTATGAAGCGTAAGGGGAGCATTGTACGTCCGTTTACTATTTCAGCTGCTACATCCATTCCTGGTGCAAGTTCACCGATCGCAATCGACAAAGTCTGACCTTCCAAGGTAATCATTACGGTTTTCGTAATGTTATCCCAGCCAACATTTGCTCCTAAACTATCAGCAACGAAGCGCAGTGGCACTAACGTTCTGCCTTTAACTACCATCGATGCAACGTCCATACTCATTTCGATTCCGTTTAATTTATACCCTGTCTTACCTAGCGTAAATTCCAATTTCACAGGTTCAGGCTTGGTAGTAACGAAGATATAGCCTAGCCCTTTTGTTCTGAAGGTGAATTTACCTGTCTTATGGTCATATTTGCCGCCTAAACGTTCCATGTTACCGTCTAATCGAAGCATGACACCACATAACATGCTAATATCGTTAGTCGACAACTTCTCTTTTGTCAGATCGAAGGTTACTGGTATAAGCCCTGTATA
This window of the Paenibacillus sp. FSL R10-2734 genome carries:
- a CDS encoding sigma-70 family RNA polymerase sigma factor translates to MNDTELSQIIADVLDGDTEKFEKIMEVYQKPIFLYCYHMLGNYAEAENNAQEVFLKTFRSLKKYTQYQIDFGAWVYKIAYHQCIDIIRKRKLVKYLPFFYQDEKDNNEVDLHIDANYFDESVHQAMAKLSAEERNLLILRCVEDKSYQEIGLILGKSSASLRKKYERTSAKFRKYYAQVKGVGVYEYGQGSGFEKTV